One Methanolinea sp. DNA window includes the following coding sequences:
- the tgtA gene encoding tRNA guanosine(15) transglycosylase TgtA has protein sequence MAIHFEVTEVDIAGRTGRLRVGNRTVRTPVLLPVVNPHLQPVRPAEMRALGAEGIITNAYILSRSEEYRQKALELGLHRLYDFDGLIMTDSGAYQLSVYGDISLTNGEVIRFQQEIGSDIIVPLDIPTPPGADRRTAERDLAVTMERLGEAREICGEEGNLAGPVQGGIFTDLREEAGRGVGRMGFAFCPIGAVVPLMESYRYRDLVRVVMAAKRGIPPSACVHLFGAGHPSMFALAVAMGCDVFDSAAYALYAREGRYLTPSGSARLSELQELPCACGVCRGHTAEELRQSEESERLLAIHNLAVSLAEIARVRQAIEDGVLFELVDERCRSHPLLLDGYREFLSHGRELEKKDRVSKRRFFYRGAESCLRTEVIRYHDLLRRIDLPPRVLVSMDGSAGEGFDLTLPFKPPFGPYHPGLSETFPIGQSEIPAWDREMVAAGCRGIRVLRESHPETHVLVACPPEWRDVLVSEVPGVSLVP, from the coding sequence TAACCGAGGTCGATATCGCGGGACGCACGGGGAGGCTCCGGGTGGGAAACCGGACGGTCAGGACCCCGGTCCTGCTCCCCGTCGTCAACCCGCACCTCCAGCCCGTCCGCCCGGCAGAGATGAGGGCGCTCGGCGCGGAGGGTATCATCACCAACGCGTACATCCTCTCGAGGAGCGAGGAATACAGGCAAAAGGCACTCGAATTGGGTCTCCACCGCCTCTACGATTTCGACGGGTTAATAATGACCGATTCGGGCGCGTACCAGCTCTCGGTCTACGGCGACATCTCCCTCACGAACGGGGAGGTCATCCGCTTCCAGCAGGAGATCGGCAGCGACATCATCGTCCCGCTCGACATCCCCACGCCGCCGGGGGCGGACCGCCGCACCGCGGAGCGCGACCTCGCGGTCACGATGGAGAGGCTCGGCGAGGCGAGGGAGATCTGCGGGGAAGAGGGGAACCTCGCCGGACCCGTGCAGGGGGGGATCTTCACCGACCTGCGCGAGGAGGCCGGGCGCGGGGTCGGGCGGATGGGTTTTGCCTTCTGCCCCATCGGCGCGGTTGTCCCCCTCATGGAATCCTACCGGTACAGGGACCTCGTCCGCGTCGTCATGGCGGCAAAGAGGGGGATACCCCCTTCCGCTTGCGTCCACCTCTTCGGCGCGGGTCACCCCTCGATGTTCGCGCTCGCAGTCGCGATGGGATGCGATGTCTTCGACTCTGCCGCGTATGCCCTCTACGCGCGGGAGGGGAGGTACCTCACCCCCTCGGGCAGCGCGCGGCTGTCCGAGCTACAGGAGCTCCCCTGCGCGTGCGGGGTCTGCCGCGGCCACACCGCCGAAGAGCTCAGGCAGTCCGAAGAGTCCGAGAGGCTCCTTGCGATCCACAACCTCGCGGTGAGCCTCGCGGAGATCGCTCGGGTGAGGCAGGCGATCGAGGACGGTGTCCTCTTCGAGCTCGTGGACGAGCGGTGCAGGAGCCACCCGCTCCTCCTCGACGGCTACAGGGAGTTCCTCTCCCACGGCAGGGAGCTCGAGAAGAAAGACAGGGTGAGCAAGAGGAGATTCTTCTACAGGGGGGCGGAGAGCTGCCTGCGCACCGAGGTGATCAGGTACCACGATCTCCTCCGGCGGATCGACCTCCCGCCGAGGGTCCTCGTCTCGATGGACGGGTCCGCGGGGGAGGGGTTCGACCTGACGCTCCCCTTCAAGCCACCGTTCGGCCCGTACCACCCCGGCCTCTCCGAGACGTTCCCCATCGGGCAGAGCGAGATCCCCGCGTGGGACAGGGAGATGGTCGCGGCGGGGTGCAGGGGGATCAGGGTTCTCCGGGAATCCCACCCGGAAACCCACGTGTTGGTTGCGTGTCCCCCCGAGTGGCGCGACGTCCTCGTCTCCGAGGTCCCAGGAGTGTCCTTGGTTCCATGA